The following are encoded in a window of Bradyrhizobium guangdongense genomic DNA:
- a CDS encoding DUF488 family protein has protein sequence MAKAKKLFTIGYEQTPPKAVLDELEQAGVKLVVDVRAVTSSRRPGFSKKQLAAGLDERGIAYVHLAGLGTPKEGRLAARSGQYDVLEKVFSKHLKTPEAREQMDELSALVKKAGPVCLLCYERDHTHCHRQMIAEIIEERDGVAVTNLAGRQV, from the coding sequence ATGGCCAAGGCGAAGAAGCTTTTCACCATCGGCTATGAGCAGACGCCGCCCAAGGCCGTGCTGGACGAACTGGAGCAGGCCGGCGTCAAGCTCGTGGTCGACGTGCGGGCGGTGACGTCCTCGCGGCGGCCGGGCTTTTCCAAGAAGCAACTCGCTGCAGGGCTCGATGAGCGCGGCATCGCCTATGTTCATCTCGCTGGCCTCGGCACTCCCAAGGAAGGTCGGCTCGCGGCCCGCAGCGGCCAATACGATGTGCTGGAGAAGGTCTTCTCAAAGCATTTGAAGACGCCTGAAGCGCGCGAACAGATGGACGAGCTCTCGGCACTGGTGAAGAAAGCCGGCCCCGTCTGCCTGCTCTGCTACGAGCGCGACCACACCCATTGCCACCGGCAGATGATCGCGGAGATCATCGAGGAGCGCGACGGCGTGGCGGTGACGAATTTGGCGGGACGGCAGGTCTAG
- a CDS encoding PhzF family phenazine biosynthesis protein, translating into MQRRYVTVDVFTDRAFGGNQLAVVLDAAGLSTQQMQAIATEFNYSETTFVLPPRDKANDAEVRIFTPVLEIAFAGHPNVGTAFVLASMMKEPKPRLSFEEKAGLVPVDIVREQGRVIRTELTAPQPLARYAPLSPAEAASCISLDADDIKTDNHAPHVVTVGNAFLVMELHSREALKRARPDAAAYGKLLPRDGARSVWFYTRDVPAAEAPCDRQARMFMRGASGINEDPATGSATVAAAALFADLDPISDGELKLTVGQGFDMGRPSILQTRVVKQDGKIVSAHVGGASVQMMEGTFRLAGQG; encoded by the coding sequence ATGCAGCGCCGCTATGTCACCGTCGACGTGTTCACCGACCGAGCCTTCGGCGGCAACCAGCTCGCCGTGGTGCTCGACGCTGCAGGCCTGTCCACCCAGCAGATGCAGGCGATCGCGACCGAGTTCAACTATTCCGAGACGACCTTCGTGCTGCCGCCGCGCGACAAGGCGAACGACGCCGAGGTGCGCATCTTCACGCCGGTGCTGGAGATCGCCTTTGCCGGCCATCCCAATGTCGGCACCGCCTTCGTGCTGGCCTCGATGATGAAGGAGCCGAAGCCGCGCCTCTCGTTCGAGGAGAAGGCGGGCCTCGTGCCTGTTGATATCGTGCGAGAGCAGGGAAGGGTGATCAGAACCGAGCTCACCGCACCGCAGCCGCTTGCGCGGTATGCTCCGCTGTCACCGGCTGAAGCCGCGAGCTGCATCTCGCTCGATGCAGACGACATCAAGACCGACAACCACGCGCCTCACGTCGTCACCGTCGGAAATGCGTTCCTGGTGATGGAGCTGCATTCGCGCGAGGCGCTGAAGCGCGCGCGGCCCGACGCTGCGGCCTACGGCAAGCTCTTGCCGCGCGACGGTGCCCGCTCCGTGTGGTTCTATACCCGCGACGTGCCCGCGGCGGAAGCGCCGTGCGATCGGCAGGCGCGCATGTTCATGCGCGGTGCTAGCGGCATCAACGAGGATCCCGCAACCGGCAGCGCCACGGTCGCAGCCGCCGCGCTGTTCGCCGATCTGGATCCGATCAGCGACGGCGAATTGAAACTCACAGTCGGCCAGGGCTTCGACATGGGCCGGCCCAGCATCCTCCAGACCCGCGTCGTCAAGCAGGATGGCAAGATCGTCTCCGCGCATGTCGGCGGTGCCAGCGTGCAGATGATGGAGGGGACGTTCAGGCTGGCGGGGCAGGGGTAG
- a CDS encoding DUF72 domain-containing protein codes for MRDPPVAKTKTVSKKSGNIFIGIGGWTFEPWRGVFYPEKLTQAKELSYAASKLTSIEINGTYYGSQKPESFRKWASEVPDGFVFSVKGPRFATNRRVLAEAGDSIKRFYDSGVLELGDHLGPVLWQFAPTKKFDGADFRKFLELLPRKLEGRALRHVVEVRHDSFCTPDFVALIREFETPVVFAEHGKYPAIADVAGDFVYARLQKGNDEIKTCYPPKQLDAWAERFKAWAAGGEPDDLPKVDKSKPKKEPRDVFAYVIHEGKVRAPHGAMELIARVS; via the coding sequence CCTTCGAGCCCTGGCGCGGCGTGTTCTACCCGGAGAAGCTGACGCAGGCGAAAGAACTGTCCTACGCGGCCTCGAAGCTGACCTCGATCGAGATCAACGGCACCTATTACGGCTCGCAGAAGCCGGAGAGCTTTCGCAAATGGGCAAGCGAAGTGCCTGATGGTTTTGTGTTCTCGGTGAAGGGACCGCGCTTTGCCACCAACCGCCGCGTGCTCGCCGAGGCCGGCGATTCCATCAAGCGGTTCTATGATTCCGGCGTGCTGGAACTCGGCGATCATCTCGGGCCCGTGTTGTGGCAGTTCGCGCCGACCAAGAAATTCGACGGCGCCGATTTCCGCAAGTTCCTCGAGCTGCTGCCGCGCAAACTCGAGGGCCGCGCGTTGCGCCATGTCGTGGAAGTGCGGCACGACAGCTTCTGCACGCCTGATTTCGTCGCGTTGATCCGCGAGTTCGAAACGCCCGTGGTGTTCGCCGAGCACGGCAAATATCCTGCCATCGCCGATGTCGCCGGCGATTTTGTCTATGCGCGCTTGCAGAAGGGCAATGACGAGATCAAGACCTGCTATCCACCGAAGCAGCTGGATGCCTGGGCCGAGCGTTTCAAGGCCTGGGCCGCGGGCGGCGAACCCGACGACCTGCCGAAAGTTGACAAGAGCAAGCCGAAGAAAGAACCGCGCGACGTGTTCGCCTATGTCATTCACGAGGGCAAGGTGCGCGCGCCGCACGGCGCCATGGAACTGATCGCGCGGGTGAGCTGA